Genomic DNA from Oryza sativa Japonica Group chromosome 5, ASM3414082v1:
CACGGCGCACCTGGagcgcggcgtggaggcggcgggcgaggcaCGCGCGGGCCTCGTCGGCGGCCACGAGCCTCCCCCCGAGGCTGCCGACGCGGGCGAGCTCCGACGACGGTGGGCCCGCCCCGGCCGCGTCGGGGCTCATCGCGGCCGCGGGccacccgcggcggcggcggcggcggccatggaatgGTATCGAAATGGAATCGAATCGAATCTGCGTGAAGCGGGATGCGTTGCGGGGGAGCGGAAGCAAAGAGGAGAGCGGGGTGGGTGGGGTGATGACGTGGCGCGGCGCTTACGCAAGGGGAGGGTGCGGGTTTTGGTTTTGGAGTTGGTTCGTCTGGTCGATTCGCTTTCACAGAGTTTCAGCGAGTCCGCGACGACGTCAAGGCTAGTGACGTTTTCAAAGCCACGATGACTCCGGCGAGACAGTGATGCCACTACCTCctcaaaataaatctatttagcATCTATTTTATAGATACCAATACAAAGGAAAAAGATCTATAAGTCTATAACAATCTTCCTTTATCAAATcccaatataattatttctcATTTTATCTACTCGTAATATAATTATTCTCTAATTTTACAAATTCTGATGCAATGATTGctttaaaaatgaacttattttgagacaaatggAAAGAGCTACTGGTGAACTTAAtgtggaacggaggaagtaggtttCATCAGTTAATTATGTTTCTCAAACAGTTAAacgatataattttttaatgataattttctatatataaaagttactttaaatataaatttatgtttcaattttaaaataattaaaacttaattaaacatCTGACAATATGTCAAACGAGGCAAGTCGTCAGAGAAACACCAACCATATGCAAATGCAACCAAATCAACATTATACGCAACATGAAACAGAACGGTTTCCGCATTCAATGGCACAACATTGCAACATGTTGCAGCAAAATCTTTTGAATTCGACAGTTTAACACACACAATAGCAGATGAAATTCAACATAGCACGCATGGTAATTTCGACATGAAGAAAAGTAAAGGAGTACGGCAATATCCAAACTGGAAATCCTAATAAGAGAGATAGCAACGACTGGCTCGTTCACGAGCTTCATGGAATAAAATTCTTGGTTTCATGATGAGTTTATCCAAGAGAGCAGCAACTCATGACAATCTGGCGTCAGTTACCTGGAATTGCAAGaacaaatatttttagaaaaaggaTGATTTCAACCATAAGCAAGTTCTATGAAACATAACATGCCATCACAAGTTCACCTTTAGTATCCAACTTGTTTTCCAAAAACAATTCATTTGTGTCTTCGAATATGGATAGATTAGTATCATTCAAATAGAAATATGATGTGAAATCATCTTGAAGAGGTGGAGCATCTCCTTCATATTGTGGCACTACCAGCTCATTAGAGGCAGCCATGGAGTTATGTGCTTCAAAAAGATATCAACAAATCAACAGCTAAATTACTATATAAGTAAAAGATGAAATAAGTAAACTATACGAACCGAAAGAAAGTTCAAAGTTATGAAGCTCTTCCGACGATACTGGACTATTGTGTGTGTAAAAATCAAGATCTTGTTCCCGATATCCCTTGCATAAAGGGAGTTCTGAAGAATCTGCCATACCTTCACATGGCATATTAATAGTAGGACTCAAACTCCCTCCAGAAAGCTCTTCTTTCATCACCACATAGTTCAATACATCAGTATCATTTAGTAATTCTTCTGATTGATCATTTAATAAAGCAAAGTTTGTTAGGTGCATCGCATAAGCCCTTGAGTAAACGAACTGGTTGTTTGGATCAAATTGGATTAAAGGGAGCTCCATCTGCAAAGCATCAGTTGTGGACAAAGCAGAGAGATTGCCATTTGAAATACCATGGTTGGCAAAGATAGAGGCTGCAAAAGATGGCATGGTCTTATCATTAGAGTTAGTCACAAAGTGATACGAAGTCAATACCAAAAGCTTATGTGTAGAGTGGTTTAGGGGATAGCTCACCTGATGGAAATATGTCATTGTTCGTTGTTTTCAACACAGGAAGTGGAATCTCATATTTTGCTACAACTTCTATTTGGTTTCTTTGATCTTCTATGGAGTCATAATCTTTTGATGCAAGTCTCCTATCAAGTATATTACTGATGGAAGCATCTGAAAACTGGGGTGCAGAATACATACTAGTAGTATCTTCTAGATGATTATTGGTCAGCTTCTCCCTAACGTTGGGGTCAGCAGACTCATGTTGATCTTCATTCAAAGCATCGTTGCATACATTAGCAGGATACAAAGGCGAACGATTGTTCTTGCATTTCTTTATTCGAGTGTTCCAGTAGTTCTTTATTTCATTATCAGTACGCCCTGGCAACTGAGAACATGTGGTCAAGTTAATAACAATGATAATAGATAGAACAATGCATATAACAGTAACAATGTTCTAAAACAACAACTAAGATAGTTATATGCATAAAGCTAGACCCCAAGTTTCACTTTAACTTTTAGCTTGTCCCACGGCTCCTTATTTTCAgtagaactaaaccaggccgaTGATTGCAAGTGCAATGAAAAGATACTAGCAGTTTACTTTAAATAGCAACCCCTAAGCCATACAAGCAAAAATAGGCTACATTTCTAAGATAATTTCAAGGATGGGACTTTGACAATATTTATATCTGCTGATTAGGGTTGATCTGATTTGTgatgataatcatattttagGATAAACTTGTAATGCAAAAACTACCAAATATTAATTGAAATAAATGAAATGGATAACATTTGTTTAGTTGAAGAAAATAACTTCACCAACATTTGAACTACAAATA
This window encodes:
- the LOC4339167 gene encoding transcription factor GAMYB isoform X2; this translates as MHESDSDPDSDRTHWYMSNSDDESFVDKDKDCRRSTVALLLKKGPWTSWEDSILEKYIKKHGERNWKLVQKNTGLLRCGKSCRLRWMNHLRPNLKKGAFSKEEENKIINLHRKMGNKWSRMAADLPGRTDNEIKNYWNTRIKKCKNNRSPLYPANVCNDALNEDQHESADPNVREKLTNNHLEDTTSMYSAPQFSDASISNILDRRLASKDYDSIEDQRNQIEVVAKYEIPLPVLKTTNNDIFPSASIFANHGISNGNLSALSTTDALQMELPLIQFDPNNQFVYSRAYAMHLTNFALLNDQSEELLNDTDVLNYVVMKEELSGGSLSPTINMPCEAHNSMAASNELVVPQYEGDAPPLQDDFTSYFYLNDTNLSIFEDTNELFLENKLDTKGN
- the LOC4339167 gene encoding transcription factor GAMYB isoform X1; the protein is MHESDSDPDSDRTHWYMSNSDDESFVDKDKDCRRSTVALLLKKGPWTSWEDSILEKYIKKHGERNWKLVQKNTGLLRCGKSCRLRWMNHLRPNLKKGAFSKEEENKIINLHRKMGNKWSRMAADLPGRTDNEIKNYWNTRIKKCKNNRSPLYPANVCNDALNEDQHESADPNVREKLTNNHLEDTTSMYSAPQFSDASISNILDRRLASKDYDSIEDQRNQIEVVAKYEIPLPVLKTTNNDIFPSASIFANHGISNGNLSALSTTDALQMELPLIQFDPNNQFVYSRAYAMHLTNFALLNDQSEELLNDTDVLNYVVMKEELSGGSLSPTINMPCEGMADSSELPLCKGYREQDLDFYTHNSPVSSEELHNFELSFAHNSMAASNELVVPQYEGDAPPLQDDFTSYFYLNDTNLSIFEDTNELFLENKLDTKGN